A DNA window from Carassius gibelio isolate Cgi1373 ecotype wild population from Czech Republic chromosome A8, carGib1.2-hapl.c, whole genome shotgun sequence contains the following coding sequences:
- the LOC128018708 gene encoding IQ motif and SEC7 domain-containing protein 1 isoform X3: MWCINCASDKTPAILHNKLVYSVEGDRQCPDTASSQGPYLGNSERYGNIQNIPGPQGPPVTPSSQASLAWAQRTRNQPASLALRKQEEEESKRCKALSDSYELSTDLQDKKVEMLERKYGGYFLSRRAARTIQTAFRQYRMNKNFQQLRSSASESRMTRRIILSNMRSQYSFDERQPQVQPQTPQQSQGRFTSHHTSALGTASQAGTTDPQQETDSPAHCPSDREEYSHADDAFNKQVTSLADSMDDTLTCQPGRGDSEDGGGGDGEETEDFGECVWSNKPNSRRGVMGEQERLGVMHEDSTATSYSDITLYMDDGMPCSPLSIERVPSSTDTEYWGVSSRVGGRGDSREGGESNNSRRSTPCTECRDFRLRGSHLPVLTIEPPSDSSVDMSDRSDRGSLSRQLLYEQEPTAGGSPQGTLKHNPTPRTPNPCAAQGQTRPPGRPIPSPLPTHIPQHTIMHHHHHPHLHHPLHHHPMPHIHHPYPDPTSPSPTQPPLTPLSSSSSTPLPATGLEHSDGDNDSMNSTTNSNETINCSSGSSSRDSLREPLPPLGKQTYQRESRHSWDSPAFNNDVVQRRQYRIGLNLFNKKPEKGIQYLIERGFVSDTPVGIARFILERKGLSRQMIGEFLGNRQKQFNKDVLDCVLDEMDFSGMDLDDALRKFQAQIKVQGEAQKVERLVEAFSQRYCVCNPVLVRQFQNPDTIFILAFAIILLNTDMYSPNVKAERKMKLEDFIKNLRGVDNGQDIPRDMLVGIYQRIQKWELRTNDDHVSQVQAVERVIVGKKPVLSLPHRRLVCCCQLYEVPDPNRPQRSGVHQREVFLFNDLIVVTKIFQKKKTSVTYSFRQSFPLVEMQVHMFQNSYYPHGIRLTSAMPGSERKVLIVFNAPSQQDRTRFTSDLRESIAEVQDMEKYRVESELEKQKGVMRPGLLSRDGDGVGGIKTEAVNGTLGRPSLDDTYTAGEGLKRTALSSSLRDLTETGKRGRRNSIGSLDSTIEGSIINSPQPHQRLPMGGAVPGCYGLEDYRPHRPILSPGVGMGGGPGQLHNAVGNMGGGPGSSSGGSNSGSFLGSLFGSKRAKPPAPLIPPGPHYPAPMLPPTTGGPPPSSPSALSQSDPGGPSKIQALHAQYCHNNFGQPPPPYHHHHRYHMQAVAPGHPPTIHHTLQRGSLPRRGPPAPSHAQFQQQLSHHAIQQGRYGNMACTPPPLSPHSPNSPIAPFTFYHMHPNPIRHVRVPGPTGKLPLTLSHSQPHPHAHSHIHSHTHSHPVHAHSPHPLMDHSAHQTHFVFSPPPQAPSAITTRYIPQGVAHCVPQYPPLSSIPPPPPHSPLPPPSSPHTPLTPLTPLSPLAPQLPGHIGVQLGGPGGGGGGGASNSSTVGSSKSRPINRISTVV, encoded by the exons gtggagatgctggagaggaAGTATGGAGGTTACTTCCTGAGCAGACGAGCGGCTCGCACAATACAGACGGCGTTCCGGCAGTATCGCATGAACAAGAATTTTCAACAGCTACGCAGTTCCGCCTCTGAAAGCCGAATGACTCGCAGGATCATCCTGTCGAACATGCGTTCACAGTATTCGTTTGATGAGCGACAGCCACAG GTTCAGCCACAGACACCACAGCAGTCTCAAGGTCGATTTACCAGCCATCACACGTCGGCTCTGGGCACAGCTAGCCAGGCAGGAACAACAGACCCACAGCAGGAGACTGACTCACCCGCACACTGTCCTTCAGACAGAGAGGAGTACTCACATGCAGACGACGCTTTCAACAAACAG GTGACATCTCTGGCTGACTCTATGGACGACACTCTGACGTGTCAGCCCGGCCGAGGGGACTCTGAGGATGGTGGTGGGGGAGACGGTGAGGAGACCGAGGATTTTGGCGAGTGTGTGTGGAGCAACAAACCTAACTCACGTAGGGGGGTCATGGGGGAGCAAGAACGCCTGGGGGTCATGCACGAGGACAGCACAGCTACCTCGTACAGCGACATCACGCTTTATATGGATGACGGCATGCCATGTTCTCCACTATCCATTGAGCGGGTTCCCTCCAGTACGGACACAGAGTACTGGGGCGTAAGCAGCAGGGTCGGAGGACGTGGAGACAGTCGGGAGGGCGGCGAGAGCAATAACAGCCGGCGTAGCACACCATGCACTGAATGCCGAGATTTCCGGTTGCGGGGGTCACACCTCCCTGTTCTCACCATAGAGCCACCTAGTGACAGTTCTGTTGACATGAGTGACCGTTCAGATCGTGGCTCCCTCAGCAGGCAGCTGCTTTATGAGCAGGAGCCTACAGCAGGCGGATCGCCTCAAGGGACTCTCAAACACAACCCCACCCCTCGCACACCCAATCCCTGTGCGGCACAGGGCCAGACGAGACCCCCGGGTCGTCCCATCCCATCCCCTCTTCCAACACACATACCACAACACACAATAATGCACCACCATCACCACCCACACCTTCACCATCCATTGCACCACCACCCTATGCCGCACATCCATCACCCCTACCCTGACCCCACGTCTCCCTCGCCCACTCAGCCTCCACTCACCCCACTTTCTTCCTCATCCTCCACGCCACTGCCTGCTACTGGCTTGGAGCACTCGGATGGGGACAACGACTCCATGAACTCCACCACCAACTCCAATGAGACCATTAACTGCAGCTCAGGCTCTTCGTCTAGGGACAGTCTAAGGGAACCGTTGCCTCCTCTAGGAAAACAGACCTATCAGAGAGAGAGCAGGCATAGCTGGGACTCGCCCGCCTTCAACAACGACGTGGTGCAAAGGAGGCAGTACCGCATTGGACTGAACCTCTTCAACAA GAAACCAGAGAAGGGGATCCAGTATTTGATAGAGAGAGGTTTTGTCTCAGACACACCTGTGGGCATTGCACGTTTCATCCTGGAGAGGAAAGGCCTGAGTAGACAGATGATCGGGGAGTTTCTGGGAAACCGTCAGAAACAGTTCAACAAGGATGTGTTGGA CTGTGTGTTGGATGAGATGGATTTCTCTGGCATGGATCTGGATGACGCCCTAAGGAAGTTTCAGGCTCAGATTAAGGTTCAGGGGGAAGCCCAGAAGGTGGAGAGACTGGTAGAGGCCTTCAG TCAGAGATACTGCGTGTGCAACCCTGTACTTGTCCGCCAGTTTCAGAACCCAGACACTATCTTCATCCTGGCATTTGCCATAATCCTTCTCAACACAGACATGTACAGCCCCAACGTCAAAGCTGAGAGGAAGATGAAGCTGGAGGATTTTATCAAGAACCTTAGAG GAGTGGATAATGGACAGGATATTCCCAGGGATATGTTAGTGGGCATCTACCAGCGCATTCAGAAATGGGAACTCAGGACAAACGATGACCATGTGTCTCAAGTGCAGGCTGTGGAGAGGGTCATCGTGGGCAAGAAACCT GTGCTTTCTTTGCCACATCGCAGGCTAGTGTGCTGTTGTCAGCTGTATGAAGTCCCTGACCCCAATCGACCCCAGCGGAGTGGAGTTCACCAGCGCGAGGTCTTCCTCTTTAATGACCTGATAGTG GTAACAAAGATCTTTCAGAAGAAGAAGACATCTGTGACGTACAGTTTCAGACAGTCTTTTCCCCTGGTGGAGATGCAGGTTCATATGTTCCAGAACTCCT ACTACCCTCACGGTATCAGACTGACATCAGCGATGCCCGGCAGTGAGCGCAAGGTCCTGATTGTGTTCAACGCGCCAAGCCAACAGGACCGAACGCGCTTCACCAGCGACCTGCGTGAGAGCATCGCTGAGGTTCAAGATATGGAGAAATACCGTGTAGAGT CTGAGTTAGAGAAGCAGAAAGGTGTGATGCGTCCAGGGCTCCTGAGTAGAGATGGGGACGGGGTTGGCGGAATAAAGACTGAAGCTGTGAACGGCACTCTGGGTAGGCCCAGTCTGGATGACACGTACACAGCAGGGGAGGGGCTTAAAAGAACAGCACTTAGCTCCTCACTGAGAGACCTCACTGAGACAG GGAAGCGAGGCCGTAGAAACAGCATTGGCTCTTTGGATAGTACTATAGAA GGATCCATCATTAACAGCCCTCAGCCGCATCAACGCTTGCCCATGGGGGGCGCCGTTCCCGGCTGCTATGGGCTAGAAGACTACCGGCCTCACCGCCCCATCCTGAGCCCCGGAGTAGGGATGGGGGGTGGGCCGGGGCAACTTCACAACGCCGTAGGCAATATGGGTGGGGGGCCGGGGAGCAGTTCTGGAGGGAGCAATTCCGGTTCCTTCCTGGGCTCCCTGTTTGGGAGCAAGCGCGCCAAACCTCCTGCTCCCCTTATTCCCCCAGGGCCGCATTACCCGGCCCCCATGCTACCTCCTACTACAGGAGGGCCACCACCCTCTTCCCCCTCCGCCCTCAGCCAGTCAGACCCCGGTGGGCCATCCAAGATCCAGGCCCTGCACGCTCAGTACTGTCACAACAACTTTGGCCAGCCTCCACCCCCCTACCATCATCATCATCGGTACCACATGCAGGCCGTCGCCCCAGGCCATCCCCCCACTATCCATCATACCCTACAACGAGGGTCCCTCCCACGGCGCGGGCCCCCCGCTCCTTCACACGCCCAGTTCCAGCAGCAACTATCCCATCATGCTATACAGCAAGGCCGCTATGGCAATATGGCTTGCACCCCTCCACCTCTGTCCCCACATTCGCCCAATTCCCCCATTGCCCCTTTCACCTTTTACCACATGCATCCCAATCCCATACGCCACGTACGGGTGCCCGGTCCTACCGGCAAGCTTCCTCTCACCCTGTCTCACTCTCAGCCCCACCCTCACGCCCACTCCCACATTCACTCTCATACCCACAGCCATCCAGTACACGCCCACAGCCCACACCCCTTAATGGATCACTCCGCCCATCAAACTCATTTCGTTTTCTCACCGCCCCCTCAGGCGCCATCCGCCATCACCACCCGCTACATACCCCAGGGCGTCGCCCACTGCGTCCCGCAGTATCCTCCCCTCTCCTCCattcctcctcctccaccacaTTCCCCGTTACCTCCTCCTTCATCCCCACATACCCCACTGACCCCTCTTACCCCACTCTCCCCACTGGCCCCACAGCTCCCAGGACACATTGGGGTGCAGTTGGGCGGCCCAGGGGGcggaggaggaggtggagccAGCAACAGCAGCACGGTCGGCAGCTCCAAATCCAGACCTATCAACCGCATCAGCACGGTGGTATAA